From a single Microtus ochrogaster isolate Prairie Vole_2 unplaced genomic scaffold, MicOch1.0 UNK9, whole genome shotgun sequence genomic region:
- the LOC101997304 gene encoding chromosome-associated kinesin KIF4, with protein sequence MKEEVKGIPVRVALRCRPLVSKEISEGCQMCLSFVPGEPQVMVGNDKSFTYDFVFDPSTEQEEVFNTAVAPLIKGIFKGYNATVLAYGQTGSGKTYSMGGVYTAEQEHESTIGVIPRVIQLLFKEINKKGDFEFTLKVSYLEIYNEEILDLLCPSHEKTQINIREDPKEGIKLVGLTEKTVLVASDTVDCLEQGNNSRTVASTAMNSQSSRSHAIFTISMEQRKKNDKNSRFRSKLHLVDLAGSERQKKTKAEGDRLREGININRGLLCLGNVISALGDDKKGSFVPYRDSKLTRLLQDSLGGNSHTLMIACVSPADSNLEETLNTLRYADRARKIKNKPIVNIDPQAAELNHLKQQVQQLQVLLLQAHGGTLPGSISVEPSENLQSLMEKNQSLVEENEKLSRGLSEAAGQTAQMLERIILTEQANEKMNAKLELLRQHAACKVDLQKLVETLEDQELIENIEKICNLQRVITQMSDEAVACMTVTIDAAVEADAQVEIRPDTSRSSTAFSTQHALRQAQMSKELIELNKELVLKEALAKKMIQNGSQLQPIHFLYKDNIKNLESEVLSLQKEKEELVLELQSTKKDVNQAKLSEHRRKRLQELEGQIADLKKKLHEQSKLLKLKESTEYTVSKLNQEIQMMKNQRVQLMRQMKEDAEKFRQWKQHKDKEVTQLKERDRKRQYELLKLERNFQKQSTVLRRKTEEAAAAHKRLKDALLKQKEVADKRKETQSRGMKGTAAQMKNWLGNEIEVMVSTEEAKRHLNDLLEDRKILAQDVAQLKEKKQSEENPPPKLRRRTFSRDEVRRQDSATEDCIAKKIESQETELELRNAQIADLQQKLLDAESEDRPKKHWENIATIPEAKCAIRYLIGELVSSKIQVSKVESSLKESQANCTDMQKMLFQERNHLTEMETELKAELIKVEQQNQEKVLYLLSQLQQCQMAEKQLEEPASEKEQQLLNILKWQEEELRKMQEVCEQNQQLLQENNAIKQKLTLLQVASKQKPHLMKSILQSPDSSFEYIPPKPKPCRIKDKHTEESLDMEELQSYSEHSATKQEKDSDDCADEEWIPTKLVKVSRKNTQGCSCKGWCGNKQCGCRKQRSDCNVLCSCDPTKCRNRQQSQDNSDATEPTQDSESSFKLEDPTEVTSGLSFFNPVCTTPSSKILKELYDADQVLLGRPAFVPSSEHPEPRPSESQENKVTSKKKKRALGSNTSFFSGCSPIQEESH encoded by the coding sequence ATGAAAGAAGAGGTGAAGGGAATTCCTGTGAGGGTCGCACTGCGTTGTCGCCCCCTGGTCTCCAAAGAGATCAGTGAGGGCTGCCAGATGTGCCTGTCCTTTGTGCCCGGAGAGCCTCAGGTGATGGTTGGTAATGATAAATCGTTTACTTACGATTTTGTGTTTGACCCCTCTACTGAGCAGGAAGAGGTATTTAATACAGCAGTAGCTCCACTCATAAAAGGCATATTTAAAGGATACAATGCAACTGTCCTGGCCTATGGGCAGACTGGTTCTGGAAAAACCTATTCGATGGGAGGTGTATACACTGCGGAGCAAGAACACGAATCAACGATTGGGGTCATTCCCAGGGTAATACAGcttctcttcaaagaaattaataaaaagggtGACTTTGAATTTACTCTGAAAGTGTCTTACTTGGAGATTTACAACGAAGAAATTTTGGACCTCCTATGTCCGTCTCATGAGAAAACTCAAATCAATATCCGGGAGGATCCAAAGGAAGGCATAAAGCTTGTAGGACTCACGGAGAAGACTGTGCTAGTTGCCTCGGATACTGTTGACTGTCTAGAGCAGGGTAACAACTCCAGGACTGTGGCCTCCACGGCTATGAATTCCCAGTCATCTCGATCTCATGCCATCTTTACAATCTCcatggaacaaagaaagaaaaatgacaaaaacagccGTTTTCGTTCCAAGCTGCATCTTGTAGACCTTGCTGggtcagagagacagaagaaaaccaaggctGAGGGAGATCGTCTGAGAGAGGGTATTAACATTAACCGGGGCCTCCTGTGCTTGGGAAATGTAATCAGTGCTCTTGGAGATGACAAGAAGGGTAGCTTTGTGCCCTACAGAGATTCCAAGCTGACTCGCCTGCTTCAAGATTCTCTAGGAGGCAACAGCCATACTCTTATGATAGCCTGTGTGAGTCCTGCCGATTCTAATCTAGAGGAAACATTAAATACCCTTCGCTATGCTGACAGAGcaagaaaaatcaagaacaaacCTATTGTTAATATTGATCCCCAGGCAGCTGAACTTAATCATCTTAAGCAGCAGGTCCAACAACTGCAGGTCTTGTTGCTACAAGCCCATGGAGGTACCTTGCCTGGAAGCATCAGTGTGGAACCGTCAGAAAATCTACAGTCCCTGATGGAGAAGAATCAGTCTTTGgtagaagagaatgaaaaattaAGTCGTGGTCTgagtgaggcagctggtcagaCAGCCCAGATGTTAGAGAGAATCATCTTGACTGAGCAAGCGAATGAGAAAATGAACGCCAAGCTAGAACTACTCAGGCAGCATGCAGCCTGTAAAGTGGATCTTCAAAAGCTGGTGGAGACATTGGAAGACCAGGAATTAATagaaaacatagagaaaatatGCAACCTACAACGAGTGATTACTCAGATGTCTGACGAAGCTGTTGCTTGCATGACTGTAACCATTGATGCTGCAGTAGAAGCAGATGCTCAAGTGGAAATCAGACCAGATACCAGCAGGTCTTCTACTGCTTTCAGCACTCAACACGCTCTTCGTCAAGCTCAGATGTCCAAGGAGCTGATTGAGTTGAATAAAGAACTTGTGTTGAAAGAAGCACTAGCTAAGAAGATGATTCAGAATGGTAGCCAACTACAGCCCATTCACTTCCTATACAAGGATAACATTAAAAATCTAGAGTCGGAAGTCCTCAGtctacagaaggaaaaggaagaattggTTCTTGAACTTCAATCAACAAAGAAGGATGTCAACCAAGCCAAGTTGAGTGAGCACCGTCGCAAACGTCTCCAAGAGCTAGAGGGTCAAATAGctgatttgaaaaagaaactgcATGAACAGTCCAAACTTCTGAAGTTGAAAGAATCCACTGAGTATACAGTCTCCAAACTGAACCAGGAGATACAGATGATGAAAAACCAGCGAGTACAATTAATGCGTCAAATGAAGGAGGACGCTGAGAAGTTTAGACAGTGgaagcaacacaaagacaaagaAGTAACCCAGTTAAAAGAACGGGATCGTAAGAGGCAATATGAACTGCTCAAACTTGAAAGGAACTTCCAGAAACAGTCTACAGTGCTCAGACGTAAAACTGAGGAGGCAGCAGCTGCCCACAAACGTCTTAAGGATGCTCTCCTAAAGCAAAAGGAGGTTGCAGATAAacggaaagaaactcaaagccgTGGAATGAAAGGCACTGCAGCTCAAATGAAGAATTGGCTTGGAAATGAAATTGAAGTTATGGTCAGTACTGAGGAAGCCAAACGGCATCTGAATGACCTTCTTGAAGACAGAAAGATCCTTGCGCAGGATGTGGCAcagctcaaagaaaaaaaacaatctgaAGAGAATCCACCTCCTAAACTCCGAAGGCGCACATTCTCACGTGATGAAGTGCGTCGTCAAGATTCCGCAACAGAAGATTGTATTGCAAAGAAGATTGAAAGCCAGGAGACTGAACTGGAGCTCAGGAATGCTCAGATTGCAGACCTCCAGCAAAAGCTCCTGGATGCTGAAAGCGAAGATAGGCCAAAAAAACACTGGGAGAATATTGCCACAATTCCTGAAGCCAAATGTGCCATAAGATATTTAATTGGAGAGCTAGTCTCATCCAAAATACAGGTGAGTAAGGTTGAGAGCAGCCTGAAGGAGAGCCAGGCCAACTGTACTGACATGCAGAAGATGCTGTTTCAAGAGCGGAATCATCTTACTGAGATGGAGACAGAATTAAAAGCTGAGCTGATCAAAGTGGAGCAACAGAACCAAGAAAAGGTGCTGTATCTTCTTAGCCAGCTGCAGCAATGCCAAATGGCGGAGAAGCAGCTGGAGGAGCCGGCTAGTGAAAAGGAACAGCAGCTGCTCAATATCCTGAAATGGCAGGAGGAAGAGCTTAGGAAGATGCAAGAAGTATGTGAGCAAAATCAGCAGCTTCTCCAAGAAAACAACGCCATCAAGCAGAAACTGACCCTCCTCCAAGTAGCCAGCAAACAGAAACCCCATCTTATGAAAAGTATCCTCCAGTCTCCAGACTCTTCCTTTGAATATATTCCCCCTAAGCCCAAACCTTGTCGAAttaaagacaaacacacagaggaaagctTGGACATGGAGGAGCTACAATCTTATTCAGAGCATTCTGCCACCAAGCAGGAGAAAGACAGTGATGATTGTGCTGATGAGGAGTGGATACCAACAAAATTAGTCAAGGTGTCCAGGAAGAACACCCAAGGGTGTTCCTGCAAAGGCTGGTGTGGGAACAAGCAATGTGGATGTAGAAAGCAAAGGTCAGACTGTAATGTGTTGTGCAGCTGTGACCCCACAAAGTGTCGGAACCGACAGCAGAGCCAGGATAACTCAGATGCTACTGAGCCAACCCAGGATTCTGAAAGTTCCTTTAAACTGGAAGACCCTACAGAGGTGACCTCGGGATTAAGCTTCTTCAACCCTGTCTGTACAACTCCCAGTAGCAAGATCCTAAAAGAGCTATATGATGCAGATCAGGTGCTcctgggcaggcctgcttttgttccttcctctgaGCACCCAGAACCGAGACCTTCAGAATCACAAGAAAATAAGGTCACAAGCAAGAAGAAGAAGCGAGCTCTAGGCAGCAATACCAGCTTCTTCTCTGGCTGTTCTCCTATACAGGAAGAGTCCCACTGA